Proteins from one Listeria innocua genomic window:
- the iolC gene encoding 5-dehydro-2-deoxygluconokinase: protein MNLNKYSERKFDLITVGRACIDLNAVEYNRPMEETMTFSKYVGGSPANIAIGTAKLGLKVGFIGKISDDQHGRFIEKYMRDLNINTAGMVKDTAGRKVGLAFTEIKSPEECSILMYRENVADLYLTPEEISEDYIKETRVLLISGTALAQSPSREAVLKAVHLAQKNDVIVAFELDYRPYTWKNTEETAVYYSLVAEQADVIIGTRDEFDMMENQIGGNNEMTIDNLFKHKAEIIVIKHGVEGSFAYTKAGETFRAQAYKTKVLKTFGAGDSYASAFLYGLFSGENIETALKFGSAAASIVVSKHSSSDAMPTADEIKALIANAD, encoded by the coding sequence ATGAATCTAAACAAATATAGCGAACGAAAATTTGATTTAATCACAGTAGGACGCGCTTGCATTGATTTGAATGCGGTCGAATACAATCGTCCAATGGAAGAAACGATGACTTTTTCTAAATATGTGGGTGGTTCCCCGGCGAATATTGCGATAGGAACCGCAAAACTCGGCTTAAAAGTAGGCTTTATCGGCAAAATTTCAGATGATCAACATGGTAGGTTTATTGAAAAATATATGCGCGATTTGAATATAAACACGGCTGGAATGGTGAAAGATACAGCTGGGCGCAAAGTTGGTTTGGCGTTTACGGAAATTAAGAGCCCGGAAGAATGTAGTATTTTAATGTATCGTGAAAATGTAGCGGATTTATATTTGACGCCGGAAGAGATTTCGGAAGACTACATAAAAGAAACACGGGTGCTCCTCATTTCAGGTACAGCTTTAGCGCAAAGTCCATCACGGGAAGCCGTTTTAAAAGCAGTCCACCTAGCTCAGAAAAACGATGTAATAGTCGCTTTTGAACTGGATTATCGCCCGTATACTTGGAAAAATACGGAAGAAACAGCGGTTTATTATTCACTTGTCGCGGAACAAGCGGATGTGATAATCGGTACGCGTGACGAATTTGATATGATGGAAAATCAAATTGGTGGTAACAATGAAATGACAATAGACAATCTTTTCAAACATAAAGCAGAAATTATCGTGATTAAGCACGGTGTAGAAGGGTCTTTTGCGTATACAAAAGCAGGCGAAACATTCCGAGCACAAGCCTATAAAACTAAAGTCCTCAAAACATTTGGCGCAGGAGATTCCTATGCATCTGCATTCTTATATGGACTGTTTAGCGGCGAAAATATCGAAACAGCACTTAAATTCGGAAGTGCGGCGGCTTCGATTGTTGTGAGTAAACATAGTTCTTCCGATGCGATGCCAACAGCCGATGAAATTAAAGCGCTTATTGCGAACGCGGATTAG
- the iolB gene encoding 5-deoxy-glucuronate isomerase, which translates to MSKLLRKPLNERIAPGVTLVQDINQGNSPLSYVGFRLIELEKGAVYQEALTDLECCIVALTGKITVSEGDDIFAEIGTRANVFEKIPTDSVFISGGRAFQVKADTEKARVALCYSPANRDLPTTLIKASDNSIEQRGKYQNKRLVHNILPDVSEVASSLLVVEVYTDGGNFSSYPPHKHDRDNLPAESLLEESYYHEINPEQGFIFQRVYTDDRTLDETMAVEHQNAVIVPEGYHPVGVPDGYDSYYLNVMAGPKRVWKFHNDPDHEWILERD; encoded by the coding sequence ATGAGCAAACTATTACGAAAACCGTTAAATGAAAGAATAGCGCCTGGCGTTACGCTTGTGCAGGATATTAACCAAGGGAATTCTCCGCTAAGTTATGTTGGGTTTCGCTTGATTGAACTGGAAAAAGGCGCCGTTTATCAGGAGGCTCTTACTGATTTGGAGTGCTGCATTGTCGCGCTTACTGGGAAAATTACAGTGAGTGAGGGTGACGATATTTTTGCGGAGATTGGGACAAGAGCGAACGTCTTTGAAAAAATTCCGACAGATAGCGTGTTTATTTCTGGTGGACGGGCGTTTCAAGTGAAGGCGGACACAGAAAAAGCTCGTGTAGCGCTTTGCTACTCCCCGGCGAATCGAGACTTGCCAACGACACTTATTAAAGCTAGTGATAATTCGATTGAGCAACGCGGAAAATATCAAAATAAACGACTGGTACATAACATTTTGCCAGATGTAAGTGAGGTTGCGAGCAGTTTGTTGGTTGTGGAAGTGTATACGGATGGCGGAAATTTTTCGAGTTATCCGCCGCATAAACATGACCGCGATAATCTGCCAGCAGAGTCGCTTTTGGAAGAAAGTTATTATCATGAAATTAATCCGGAGCAAGGTTTTATTTTTCAACGTGTCTATACGGATGACCGGACGCTTGATGAAACGATGGCTGTGGAGCACCAGAATGCGGTTATTGTTCCAGAGGGCTATCATCCTGTGGGGGTTCCGGACGGATATGATTCTTACTATTTAAACGTGATGGCTGGACCGAAACGGGTTTGGAAATTTCACAATGATCCAGACCATGAATGGATTTTAGAGCGAGACTAA